The region GATAGTTTAACTTTAAATAAAAAATATCTTAATGTGATAATTGTTTGGATTTAATGGTAATTAATTTAAAGGAGATTTTATTTTGAAATTGAAAATAAAATTCAAATCTCTCTCCTATTCCTTTATGGCCATTGAGAATATATAGTTGGAAATGAAGTGCCCTACAAAATAGGAACTTTAGAAAAAAGCAAGGTATCATTTATTTATTCTTTCTGATTTTTTTGATAATCAAATAAAAACGGTATCTTCATCGTTAAAGATacataaaagaaaaagaaagacagaagagaaattaaaatcaaaaatcAAGAGCCCAACGAGAACTTAAACTAACAAAACAATCAAACGATGAAGAGGAAAAATCAAAACTTgaaaaaaatttataaatatgaTGTGTTTTTGTCTAAATTTGTGTAAAAAAAACATTTATCTTTATGAAAATTGATCTATACAGTTGAGGTGGTAACATTTATATGAAAAATAATAACTACAATTGTAAAAGTAAAAAATTTACATGTAAAAAAAAACTCTTTTAATGATCTCACTATGTCTTTGTTTCTGATTTATTATCATGTTCATCTGCTTGAGCATGAATGTTGTTTCTTAGTTCTTCAAAAGTCTTCATGCTCTCAATGTCAAACCCTCCTGCAAACTGAAAACAGTGCAAGAGATTTAGCATGATGTTATTGAAAAACACAATGTTAGTATATCATGTATCATCGCCGCGAAGTTACCTGATGAACACGGAAAGCAAACCGCACACCTTGCAGAATTAAAAACTCTCTTCTCGGTTCCGTATCAGGTCCGGATAGTATAACAAGCTCTGATGCAATGCGCTTCATATACTTGTTTGCCAGTTGAACAGAAGAAAGCTTGATCTGCAATGACAGAGTTATCAGCAGCAACTACTTGGTGACAATTTGATACAATAAAACACAACTACTTGGTGACCATTTAAGATTAGAATACCTTGCCAACAACTCCCGAATCGAATAGCCAATTTACCGGTACTCCAAACTCCTTGTACCGTGAAACGGAAAAATCTCTAGTCCGTAAGTGTGCGTGTACACTTTGCTCTAATCTACAACCAAGAAATGTCAAACTATATAAGTATATGTCATGCTCTATATATGTAACTTGCAGAGTCGGAATCTACCAACCGCATTAAATTGTATATCAAGAAACAAATTGCATTCCTTTATGAGTAAGTCACTGATTCCTAAGCAAGTATTTATGGTTCAAATAACTATAACAGATAAAGAGATGcttacttttcaagtaatgagTACATTTTCTGCAAAGCAGCGTTGCAAAGGAGTTCTGGATCATCGGTGAAGGTGGAGACTTGATTCTCTAATTTCATCATATCTTGATATTCAAAAGACGCTTCCCGTAGTGCATCTGCTTTACTTTCAGGCCAATTGAAGTGCTTGAGAACAGCTCGTTCATCAATCTAATATAAGAAATAAAACGAAATGAGTACGACGCAAAACTCAATGTACCAACTTTTATGATTTCTCATAATATCTAGACATAACATTTAAAAGGCTTACCAGGAATGAGAGTTCCTCATCTAGCCAGTTCACAAAAGCAACTACATCTTCAATCTTAGAAAACGAGGCTGCTCGAACTTCAGTTGCCAAGGACATGACAAAATCACCTTGTGTTTCTACATCAGCTTTCACCTATACCCGTTACAAAAAATCTAAAATTTGCGATGAATGAAAAGCCAAGATTCTAactaaaataaaacaaaagaaaaatcaTAACACTTACAGCTAAGAGAAATGATGATCGATTCTCAATTTCTCCAATCATGTTGTTCCTGGCATCAGCTGCATTACTTGTCGAAGAAGTAAGTGATGAGGTGTCCTTCTTTGCTTCTCGTTTCATCAAAGATTGATAAAATTCAACAAGCTCGGGAGCCCTTTTAACTTTATCATCGCCTAATGATCCTTTAGGTAGACTTCCTAGTGATGGCGGCGAAGGTGGAGAAGGCACGGATGGTGCATATGGTATTCCATTGTAAGAATTTGAAACAGGAGCACCGTCAGATGGTTTAGGAGGTGGTCGAGGCACCCTTGGAGGCCTAATCTCAACGTGGAAACGTTTCGATTGCAAGGATACTGGTCTCTCTTGTTCGGCCTTGGTGAAATCAAGATTTGAATTGTCACCAAACTTCTGCACTCTTGCTTTCTCAGCCTTTTCCTTGAGTTGCTTCTCCCTTGCCAATGCCAATTTATGGAGGTCTTTATATGCAGGATATTTTTCATCCATAGACCTGTCAACCGACTTAGACATCAATTGAAATGAAGCCGAAACAGAATCCAGGATGTCATCACTCGATGAAACCTTTCTCAAGCTTGGAAGAGATGGAGTTTCAGGAGAACGAGTAGGTCCGTGTTCCTTCCTCCCGAAAGTAGTGATCGTTACCGCATCATGAGCGCTCCTTAGCATCAAGGATTCGAGTGTATTCCTCGGTCTATAGCTCGTAGTCACCCTGCAAGGAGAGCCTATTGAAAGAGATCTAGTTGGTGATGAAATAGCACTTGAATAATCTTTGTATTTATTCCATTTCTTCAACTTTTGGATTAAGCTAGATTTCTTGCTAAGATTGCTGAATTTGTAAGAAGGACTATCGATAGATTCATTGTCATGATCCTCACTGCCCGGTGAAGAGTGACCACGGGAGAAGTTGCTTTCAAGATCAGTATCACAATGCTCGCGCTCTGATCCGGCATATTCAAGCATTAGCTGTTTAGCCTTCTCTTGTGATTTTGGGCTGAGACTGTTATTTAGATCACACGCCGATGATTTTCCTACGGGTGCCTTGTAATTCCTGAGTTCATATCTCAAGCACGCATTGACCCAACGAAGGTATACAAGCTCTTCAACTTCACTGAACCTATTCATCTGGAGTCCTTCCACTTGCTTTTGCAGGTCTTCATTTGCATGCCTTAACCTACCAACTTCGGTTTTCGCCTCGGTAACCATTTCATTCTGCAATTCAAGGCAACACATCTTAAGATTAAACTACACTCAATACATGTAAAAAGAAAAAATTGAATACATATTAAAAATTAGTCGCTATAGGACTCTAACCTCAGTCAAACTGGAGTGTTCTGCAATTCTAGACTCAGCAGCATTAAGACTAACAGTTAATTCTCGCTTCTCGTGTTGAAGCTCTTTGTTTCTTCTCTTAAGCTCCACAACTTCAATCTCTAACCCATTTGCATTTTTCAGTTTCTTTTCGATCTCAGCATCTTTTCTCGCAACCTCTTCTTCTTTCATTTGTAGACCAGAAACTTTTTGTTTAAGCAACAACAACTGGTCTTTTGTCTGGTTAGCAGCGACGCGTAACTGCGTTTGCAGCTCCTTGATCTTGTTTCTAGCAGCCTCAAGTTCTCTATTTGATAAAGCTTCACGTGTGACCTCTTTTCGAAGTTTATCGTTCTCTTCCTGCAAGGACTTAACGCTCATACGAAGCATATCGATTTCTACAGTTTTAATTCTCAACTGTCTCTGTAACTCTTCGGTTTCTACGACTTGCTCCTTCAAACCGTAATACTCAAGCAACACACTTTCAAGATTCGCTTCCCTCTCCTCAAGTTCCTTGACTATATTTTGCAACCGTTCTAATTCACCACCGGTTTTTCCCATTTCGGATTCCTTTTCTCCGTCTTTCATGGCCTCGTTGGTCTTGCCAGCGAGTAACGGAAACTCAATCTGATCAGATAGAAGGCTTTCAAATTCAAATAGAATATCATCGTCAAAATCATTAGCAAGATTGATTATGCTTCTAATTAACTTAACCTCCTCTTCTTGATCTTCTTCTTCCCTCTACAACAATGTCAAAACATATTGCAAAGGTAAAGAATAGTTCAGACAAATAATCATAATTCATAACAATAAAAccaaaataaaattttataattTCATCGAATTAATCACACTTTACCTCTTTCCGGTTGACACCATTAGAAGAACAAATAGAATGCTTATGTTCTAAGCCCTCGTCTTGATGCTCCCTAATCCTTGCTTCACCGCGTTCTTAACGAAGACGAACATAAAGGGTCAACTTTATTACAAAGAATTAGCCATAATTATGAATCAAGTTAAGAACTTTTTTGTTTATTAACAACTAAAACATCAAAACTGTGAACAATCACAAGTACCTGATTTTGATCCATTCACATTCTGCTGAAATGTATAGGCTGCAACAGAAGCAGCTACAAGGATTCCTAACCTAGCTATCATGAAGCTATAAGCCAAATCAAAATCCTAACTAATTCCATTCCCCAAACCAACCTCCATGACTGATTATTC is a window of Lathyrus oleraceus cultivar Zhongwan6 chromosome 6, CAAS_Psat_ZW6_1.0, whole genome shotgun sequence DNA encoding:
- the LOC127098154 gene encoding protein CHUP1, chloroplastic isoform X2 — protein: MIARLGILVAASVAAYTFQQNVNGSKSERGEARIREHQDEGLEHKHSICSSNGVNRKEREEEDQEEEIEFPLLAGKTNEAMKDGEKESEMGKTGGELERLQNIVKELEEREANLESVLLEYYGLKEQVVETEELQRQLRIKTVEIDMLRMSVKSLQEENDKLRKEVTREALSNRELEAARNKIKELQTQLRVAANQTKDQLLLLKQKVSGLQMKEEEVARKDAEIEKKLKNANGLEIEVVELKRRNKELQHEKRELTVSLNAAESRIAEHSSLTENEMVTEAKTEVGRLRHANEDLQKQVEGLQMNRFSEVEELVYLRWVNACLRYELRNYKAPVGKSSACDLNNSLSPKSQEKAKQLMLEYAGSEREHCDTDLESNFSRGHSSPGSEDHDNESIDSPSYKFSNLSKKSSLIQKLKKWNKYKDYSSAISSPTRSLSIGSPCRVTTSYRPRNTLESLMLRSAHDAVTITTFGRKEHGPTRSPETPSLPSLRKVSSSDDILDSVSASFQLMSKSVDRSMDEKYPAYKDLHKLALAREKQLKEKAEKARVQKFGDNSNLDFTKAEQERPVSLQSKRFHVEIRPPRVPRPPPKPSDGAPVSNSYNGIPYAPSVPSPPSPPSLGSLPKGSLGDDKVKRAPELVEFYQSLMKREAKKDTSSLTSSTSNAADARNNMIGEIENRSSFLLAVKADVETQGDFVMSLATEVRAASFSKIEDVVAFVNWLDEELSFLIDERAVLKHFNWPESKADALREASFEYQDMMKLENQVSTFTDDPELLCNAALQKMYSLLEKLEQSVHAHLRTRDFSVSRYKEFGVPVNWLFDSGVVGKIKLSSVQLANKYMKRIASELVILSGPDTEPRREFLILQGVRFAFRVHQFAGGFDIESMKTFEELRNNIHAQADEHDNKSETKT
- the LOC127098154 gene encoding protein CHUP1, chloroplastic isoform X1, with the translated sequence MIARLGILVAASVAAYTFQQNVNGSKSERGEARIREHQDEGLEHKHSICSSNGVNRKEREEEDQEEEVKLIRSIINLANDFDDDILFEFESLLSDQIEFPLLAGKTNEAMKDGEKESEMGKTGGELERLQNIVKELEEREANLESVLLEYYGLKEQVVETEELQRQLRIKTVEIDMLRMSVKSLQEENDKLRKEVTREALSNRELEAARNKIKELQTQLRVAANQTKDQLLLLKQKVSGLQMKEEEVARKDAEIEKKLKNANGLEIEVVELKRRNKELQHEKRELTVSLNAAESRIAEHSSLTENEMVTEAKTEVGRLRHANEDLQKQVEGLQMNRFSEVEELVYLRWVNACLRYELRNYKAPVGKSSACDLNNSLSPKSQEKAKQLMLEYAGSEREHCDTDLESNFSRGHSSPGSEDHDNESIDSPSYKFSNLSKKSSLIQKLKKWNKYKDYSSAISSPTRSLSIGSPCRVTTSYRPRNTLESLMLRSAHDAVTITTFGRKEHGPTRSPETPSLPSLRKVSSSDDILDSVSASFQLMSKSVDRSMDEKYPAYKDLHKLALAREKQLKEKAEKARVQKFGDNSNLDFTKAEQERPVSLQSKRFHVEIRPPRVPRPPPKPSDGAPVSNSYNGIPYAPSVPSPPSPPSLGSLPKGSLGDDKVKRAPELVEFYQSLMKREAKKDTSSLTSSTSNAADARNNMIGEIENRSSFLLAVKADVETQGDFVMSLATEVRAASFSKIEDVVAFVNWLDEELSFLIDERAVLKHFNWPESKADALREASFEYQDMMKLENQVSTFTDDPELLCNAALQKMYSLLEKLEQSVHAHLRTRDFSVSRYKEFGVPVNWLFDSGVVGKIKLSSVQLANKYMKRIASELVILSGPDTEPRREFLILQGVRFAFRVHQFAGGFDIESMKTFEELRNNIHAQADEHDNKSETKT